One genomic region from Dermacentor variabilis isolate Ectoservices chromosome 6, ASM5094787v1, whole genome shotgun sequence encodes:
- the LOC142584178 gene encoding uncharacterized protein LOC142584178 — protein MRSVVIFVLAVASVPAVCFGKKRSGSDPMDAWRTVANLPNLVLAEASVDAPQLRCLTADLTSSDEDAGEATYTWHVKSPNSSERTDVRFTYVLSGPDTCVGHINNDTTHTFDVRVLYSDYENCIVDQALMGKKEVCFLWQSRETAYDVPKNCLDAYKKSCGDGVTLYTKDACSSN, from the exons ATGCGCTCCGTAGTCATCTTCGTGCTCGCTGTGGCTTCAGTACCGGCCGTATGCTTCGGCAAAAAGAGAAGCGGCAGCGATCCTATGGACGCCTGGCGC ACTGTTGCCAACCTGCCAAATCTGGTGCTGGCTGAGGCAAGCGTTGACGCACCGCAACTGAGGTGCCTAACTGCTGACCTTACATCAAGTGACGAGGATGCCGGGGAAGCAACCTACACCTGGCACGTGAAATCCCCCAACAGCTCAGAGCG AACGGACGTCCGGTTCACCTACGTTCTTAGTGGGCCCGACACCTGTGTTGGACACATAAATAATG ACACCACACACACGTTTGACGTCCGAGTTTTGTACAGCGATTATGAAAACTGCATTGTTGACCAAGCGCTTATGGGAAAAAAGGAAG TTTGTTTTCTCTGGCAATCGAGAGAAACAGCGTATGATGTCCCCAAGAACTGCCTGGACGCTTACAAGAAGAGCTGCGGTGACGGCGTGACTCTGTACACAAAAGACGCCTGCAGTAGCAACTGA